DNA sequence from the Spirochaetota bacterium genome:
AGAAGAATTACGAAACGGAAGAGACCTCATAACCGCTATGAAGATAGGATTTGATAGAGCGTTTGTTACTATCATAGATACACATGTGACAGTAATAATATCTTCTCTGATACTTGCACTTTATGGATACGGTCCTATAAAAGGTTTCGGGACTACGCTACTCGTCGGTATAACTGTTTCACTGTTTACCTCTGTTTTTGTTGTAAGGTTCTTGGCAGATTTTGTTGTTCAGAGATTGAGATTGAGATTTTTGCCCGCTTTAGTATAGGAGGAGTATATGTTTAACTTTCTTGAGCCTTTGAGGAAGATAGATTTTGTAAGAAATAGGTTTTATTTCATAACTTTTTCTCTAATTTTGATCGTAATTGGTGTGATTTTATTCGTGGTTAAGGGTGGATTTAAGCAGAGCATTGACTTTGCTGGTGGAACAAGGCTTGAGGTTAAAATCAACGATAACATAGGAATAGAGGATGTTAGAAGAGTTATCTCTGCTACGGGGATTACGAGAAGTGTAACTTATGTGGGAGATCCGAAAGATAACATATTCCTTATAAGCATTGGTGTAAGCGAAGATTACATTCAAAAAGTTGAAACTATCAAGCAAGCACTTAAAGATAACTTCAAAGAGGTTGTAATAAGGGGTGAAAACACCGTAGGTCCAAGACTGAGTCAAGAGTTCTTTAGAAATGCGATGATAATGTCGTTGGTAGTGTCATTCCTTATACTCGTATATATTGGTATTAGATTTGACTTTATCTTTGGTCTGGGAGCCATAGTTTCTTTAATACACGATCTGCTAATTTCTTTTACTGTGATCATACTCTTTGACATAGAGATGGACATCTCGGTGATAGCAGCGATACTCACTATACTCGGTTATTCCGTTACTGACACTGTTGTTGTTTATGACAGGATAAGAGAGAATTTTGAGGCAGTTAAATCAACCGAAGTTGAGTATGTAGTAAATAAGAGTATAAGACAAGTTATAGTAAGGTCTGTATTAACTTCATTCACAACACTGCTTATAG
Encoded proteins:
- the secF gene encoding protein translocase subunit SecF gives rise to the protein MFNFLEPLRKIDFVRNRFYFITFSLILIVIGVILFVVKGGFKQSIDFAGGTRLEVKINDNIGIEDVRRVISATGITRSVTYVGDPKDNIFLISIGVSEDYIQKVETIKQALKDNFKEVVIRGENTVGPRLSQEFFRNAMIMSLVVSFLILVYIGIRFDFIFGLGAIVSLIHDLLISFTVIILFDIEMDISVIAAILTILGYSVTDTVVVYDRIRENFEAVKSTEVEYVVNKSIRQVIVRSVLTSFTTLLIVLAFIIWGPETLKGFSIVLLTGIISGTYSSLFIASPIVIELEKQKLLRQEQAL